The nucleotide window TGAGTATGGCGAGTTGGTCGTCTAAGCAATTGTCACTCTTTTGCGGAAATTCGATTCCCCATACGTGAGGGAAAGCCAAACTTTCCCCACGGCGAGAACGTCATTTTCGTTTTCCTGCAAGCCGAACAGAACGTTTTGAACACCAACATGGCGTGATCCACCGGTCTTACACCGAAACCTGGCTATAAGCcgctcctccatctcctcctcctcctgctcctcctcttctgccccccacccccgcctaaatattagaaaggCTTGAGCCACGAGGTGATGTTTAACCAGATGactttcccctttctccaTGGTCCTGGACGGGAAACCAATTAGCAACTGGGGTAGTTCCTCTTCAAGGAAAGTATCCCGCTAGGTACGTACTGGGTCAGCATTAGGCTAAAAGAGATGCATAACGTCCAAACTGGTTGAGTCGGGATTTCGGCTTGGAAGTTTGGGGTAAAGTTGGGGGCGAAGTTGGGGGTGAATTTGGGGGTCATGGCATCTATAGTAGTTACTCCGGTTTGCCCAATCCGGAAACTTGCTGATGACATCCTCCAACTCGGCAACACGTTGAAGGATAAACTGTTCCCGATACTCGGCTGCTGGATAATCACGGCTCTTTGTAAGTACTGCCTATTTTTGCAGTTGACCATTTCTGTTAGTACAGGAGAGGCAACCTCTGTCAGTGGCAGAAGCACATCCCATCCGTCTCCGCATAATCAGGCATACCACAACTCTCCTACCCTACCTGCCAGCCGGATTCTGTTTCTTTTCAGTTgctcccttcctcttttcccttctAGAACACCATACcaaagtcaacaacaccaggcAAACAACAGCTACAATGGGCCGCCCACCCCTCTCCGAGAACCGGACCATGTCTATCCTCAACAAGGCCAAAGCCGGCGGCTACGCCGTTCCGGGAATGTGCTGCTACAACATCGAGTCCATCATCGCCACCgtcaaggccgccgaggCCGCCCGCTCGCCAGCCAtggtcctcctcttcccctggGCCATCCAGTACGCGGGTGACTCACTCGTgaaagccgccgccgacgccgCCCACAGCGCCAGCGTGCCTGTGTCGCTGCACCTGGACCACGCGCAAACACCCGAGCTGGTGCGCCGCGCCGCCGATATTCCCGACGGCTTCGACAGCATCATGTGCGACATGAGCCACtacgaaaaggaagagaaccTGAAGCTCACGGCCGAGTTGGTGCAGTACTGCCACGAGCGCGGGATTGCTGCCGAAGCGGAGCCTGGACGTATCGAGGGCGGAGAGGATGGCGTGGCGGAGACGGCGGACTTGGAAGGACTGCTGACTACGCccgaggaggctgaggagttTGTCAATACCGGGATTGACATGTTGGCTCCCGCATTTGGAAACGTGCATGGAGAGTATGGTCCTAGGGGAATCCAGCTGGAGTATGATCGTCTGCAAGCCATCAATGAGCGGGTGGGTGAGAGGGTCAGGCTGGTGTTGCATGGTGCGGACCCGTTCGATGAGGAGATCTTTAGGAAGTGCATGGCTGGTGGTGTGACCAaggtcaacatcaacaaaggGATGAACAATCACTATGCGAGGGTGCAGGACGAGATGAAGGGGAAGCCGTTGACGAGCGTGATTGAGGCCGGGACGAAGGCGATGCAGGAAGCCATTGAGCAGTATATGCACTGGCTGGGAAGTGCCGGGAAGGCTTGATAATGCCTATAGATACGTTACGTGCTAGATAAAGCCGGAGCCAGGCTGTTGTAGCTTTGTGTCAATCTTGCACGCTCCATTGAAGACCAGTGTCATCCCATCATCCCCAAAACATCTCCTCAACAAcgaagggttagggtcatGCCTGCGCTCGGAATCCCTGAATGGCCTCAACCTTTATGATTCTTCAACCCGTAGCCTCAAGTACATCTCTCACTTATTCCAAGCCTCAGTTCAACAAGTCAGCCGATTCGGGGCGTTGGCCAAATGGCGCAGCGGTTAACTGTCCACCACTCCTAATTCGAATGTGTCATGAGCATAAAAGGAGGCCGAACAGTGAATCGAACATCCATACCCAACAGCTGTCCCAAGTATAAAAAGGGCGTCCCATACCTCAAGGAAAAATATTAACAACGGAGGGTAGTACACCCTTGGTAACGATAAAACGAGAACAGACATCTAAGCTGTAAACGCTCTACCGCACCGTGAacgtttttttcttctttttttgtcctacttttaattttcaCTTTCCTTTACATCGATATTTGTGGGAGACATGAGCGAAATTGTGCTCACATTTTTGTGAAAAATCAACATAAGtcgaggttggtggtggttgggcTGCCACTCTAAAACTACGCAGGAAACAATGCCGTGCAGAACTGGAAAAGTGGTAGCGATAAACGAAACTGCTCTTTctcaaacaacaaaaactcAAAGATATTATACCCCTCCCCATCATTTCACCCTCCATCTCCCATTTATGATGAACACACCGTCTTCAATGTAGTTTCACCACGGAATTAGAAAGCCGACAAGAGGCCCTGGAGTCCGACCATGGCTCCCCACGCACCTGGATCGGGCGGCAGCTCCTTGTTGTTATccgcaccaacaccaacgtaAGTAGCCCTGCCCAGTTTTGGCTTCAACTTCTTGGTCCCTTCGGATCCCTTCACAGCTGCAGCGACGCTCTGTTCAAAGCTTCTCCCTTCTTCCATAGCCATGGCGAAGGGAATCAGCGTGTCCATCACTGTACGATCACCAACTTTGGCCGGGGTGTACTGACGCAAATGACTGATGGCAGTTGACAAAGCTTTTCCCCATAGAGCAGGAACTCCCACTTCCTTTGCGAGTCCGATGTTCTCCTGAAGCGCCGTCCGCAGCGCCACGAAGAAGATACCCAGAATGCCACCCAATGTCCCTCCCATCTTACCCTCGACGATATCTTCCAGCTCGTTCAGGACCTCGATCACCGAGCCATTGGAGGCAACCTTCTTGGTCTTCAGAGCATCTACTAGCGCGTTGGCTCCCGTCTGCAGGGTCAGGCCGCAATCGCCGTCGCCCATGACGGTGTCCCACTTTGTGAGATCCGGCTCTGCGGCTGACACTGCGTTGCAGGCGCTCTCGATCATGCTCTCGAGCAGCGATGGGTCAATCTTCAGGTCAGTGGAGTCATCGACTGTTCTCCTGATTTCTTTCGGGGGTGGAACGACCTGCTCAGACCGCTTACGTCGTCGCGGATAACTCTGGTATCCAGCAACGGCTTCCCAGGCGGTGTCCGTTCGAGTGTCAAAGAAGCCCTTGATCTGGTCAACGGTGTAGGTGCTGTTGGCTGCAGCAGCGGTGATGTTGATAACGGATACTGAAAATGCAGGAGCGTTGAGTGATGTCTCCAGGCATCCCGAGTACACTCGAACCGGCTCCATATTCCAGTCCTTGAGCAGTTGTTGCAGAATCTCGTCTACGAGCCCGCCCAACTCAAGATTCGAGATGCCGCCGAAATTGCTGATCAAAAGGACCGTCTCATCACCGGGGTTGAACTTGACGTAGCTTCTTTCGGGGTCTGTCTCGTCCAGGCAGTACTTGAGAATCTGCTGGACGAGTCCCTCGGCTGAAGGTGCTGGTGACAGCTTCCAGTAACCTGGCTCGTTGTGTGGTCCAGTTCCCAGTTCCAGCTCGTCCTCGGCTAGTGCTCCGTGCTCAGTCCTCCCCGGGACGTGGCAATGGTCGAGAGTAGCAGAAATGCTGACAATCGAGTTGGCAAATGCAGAACCGAAATCGTAAAGCTCATCGAGAGTCGCCCCCTGAGCAGCTGCCGCACCAAGAACCTTGAGCACTCCAATTTGCCCGGCCAACCCACGTCTTCCGACTAGGGAGCCGCCCTTCTTCCCGATGGAGACATCGTCGCCGCAGATGAGCATCTTACACGGATTGCCCTTTGCCTTCGTCTTCTCGGCCGCGAGTCCAAAATGAAGACAGTCGCCCGTGTAGTTCGTAATTACCAGGAGAGTGCCCTTGTCGGAAGGTACTGATTCGACCGCGGCTAGAATTTGCTTGGTGCTTGGTGAGGCAAAGACGTCACCCATTACGGCTGCCGCAAGTAAGTTGGTTCCAACATAGCCGGCCCAGGCAGGCTCATGTCCAGATCCTCCGCCACTGACAATGCTGACATTGGACCGAGGTGCTTCGGAGTCGTATACGACTTTGTTGGCTTCGTCCAGGTTGAGTCGGGGGTTCGAAGCAACGATGCCGCGAAGAGCCTTGGGGACGAGCCCGTCCAAGGATGGGAAAAGGTGACGCTTTGACATGGTGTAGAGATGATGGTGAGGCGTGAGAGAAGACACACAGAACATACAAGAAGAATGTGTGCTTATGAGGATGTATCAGGTCTTGTGAAATCGGAAAGTCCTCAGAGATATTGACCATGTAGAAGTCCTCCATTTTCAGCATGGGTCATATCGTCCGGTATGAGCCTGAGACACTCGTGTGTTACTCgcttccccctcctcaaccCACCGTGCCGTTTGCATGATTTCCGTCCCAGACCACTCAATTGCCGTAGCGTAAGCGGCTTCCTCAATATTCAGACATGTGTCAGAGAGGGGCAATCAAATCGGGCTCCGGGGAGTGGTGGCGTCAATATTGGGGCGGGAGTGACCCCCAATTCTTCCGGTTTACCCAGAAGGGCATCACGTCCTGGCTAAATCCGAGTCCCCTCGCCTGATAGCTTGGCTTCACTCGACGAGCTGTTACCGGTCATTAGTCATGACATACCAACCTTGTGATCTCGACGTTATGGGTGCTTGTAAGGTTATTAAGAGCAAAGAAGGCGGTCTTCGGTTGTTCTTTCGGACAAGCTTTTACGTCTAGACTAATATCACCAGCAAAAAATGtctacaacaacaccacaaccacgaTGGCGCATCGCCGTCGGCTGCGATGTCAGTACAGCAGTCTTTCTCCTCGAACCCTCCAGTCTTCTCTTTATGAAATTTCCGTAGTAGGCCCAAAAAAAGATCTATTACTAACCaaccccttcctttccaatCAACAGGACGCCGGCATCAACTACAAGAACAAAATCAAATCCGACCTCTCCTCTGACCCTCGCGTAATTTCCGTCATCGACGTCGGCGTCGCCCACGACTCTCAAGACAGGTCCACCGCCTACCCACACAtcgccgccgcagccgccaAGCTGGTCGCGTCGGGCGAATGCGACCGCGCCTTGCTCATCTGCGGCACCGGATTAGGGGTGGCCATCGCAGCCAACAAAATCAAGGGTATCCGGGCGGTTACGGCCCACGATAGCTTTTCGGTGGAGAGAGCCGTGTTGAGCAATAATG belongs to Neurospora crassa OR74A linkage group IV, whole genome shotgun sequence and includes:
- a CDS encoding fructose-bisphosphate aldolase, which produces MGRPPLSENRTMSILNKAKAGGYAVPGMCCYNIESIIATVKAAEAARSPAMVLLFPWAIQYAGDSLVKAAADAAHSASVPVSLHLDHAQTPELVRRAADIPDGFDSIMCDMSHYEKEENLKLTAELVQYCHERGIAAEAEPGRIEGGEDGVAETADLEGLLTTPEEAEEFVNTGIDMLAPAFGNVHGEYGPRGIQLEYDRLQAINERVGERVRLVLHGADPFDEEIFRKCMAGGVTKVNINKGMNNHYARVQDEMKGKPLTSVIEAGTKAMQEAIEQYMHWLGSAGKA
- a CDS encoding ribose 5-phosphate isomerase, with translation MSTTTPQPRWRIAVGCDDAGINYKNKIKSDLSSDPRVISVIDVGVAHDSQDRSTAYPHIAAAAAKLVASGECDRALLICGTGLGVAIAANKIKGIRAVTAHDSFSVERAVLSNNAQVLCMGERVVGLELARRLAKEWLGYVFDESSASAEKVRAIHEYEGREGGREAEWVKGC